A genomic stretch from Hermetia illucens chromosome 7, iHerIll2.2.curated.20191125, whole genome shotgun sequence includes:
- the LOC119660712 gene encoding uncharacterized protein LOC119660712, producing MDSIPKFDVFREFLQDVLAYLKEEMSLVDYQNTCYVLSQERRKSPQELVSRCEELLRCCEKFSRNGGSNDNTKINDSTHLPAAENSYLNMTRNRKCVTSPSNSVADASDSATDFPNDYVTINALPSTSDHENDTEAKDIYDTFTVPAISATPMDAATTKSGEDQNDLQNCPYLGLPAAHLSIKKSPKQGQLTRIEKRIFFDQSKKYFCGVVGDWLLCYADGSASIKPSLCVHLCPGTEIDRYGEGKRRDLCFQISTAVGKRYIFQSNSEIDAKGWIHALDGTVRGIYRDSPISAVIASDRLLIKTQSNNLRKLPTPPGTKKLYPDLSSSVISSDSGNNDEIYEVPCPLYKSLDLIPPNKLLHSEVKCAAEKYEEYDVPRSLPVNPVTIKPGTVSIEQPTLDDTLQEEESPVKVKQVQPEPSAQSQPQPSPPQSIDNTTERIKELQSGSDNSKPLRSPAISPVSKQTVKACSQTSPGLGSATTPVRNWFLNRLNKTSPNQPHQHHPIRSPQRSLIKHQKNLKENMDNAQNDGWTGVTNRILVASAKGEKVNKIVNQLVDANGRLPIFRNNGSGKNSENITESTQGFSIDDMNYEFINTNSKA from the exons ATGGATTCAATTCCTAAGTTCGATGTATTTCGAGAATTTCTACAAG ATGTATTGGCTTATTTAAAAGAGGAGATGAGTCTGGTGGATTACCAAAATACTTGCTATGTCCTGAGCCAGGAAAGGAGGAAGTCACCGCAGGAGTTAGTCTCTCGTTGCGAAGAATTGCTGAGATGTTGCGAGAAGTTCAGCAGAAATGGTGGGTCGAATGATAATACGAAAATAAATGACAGCACGCATCTCCCAGCTGCTGAAAACTCGTACCTTAACATGACCAGGAACAGAAAGTGTGTGACTAGTCCCAGCAACAGTGTAGCAGATGCATCAGATTCGGCCACCGATTTCCCAAACGATTATGTCACTATCAATGCGTTACCGTCCACCTCCGATCATGAAAACGACACAGAAGCCAAAGATATCTATGACACCTTCACGGTGCCTGCAATCAGTGCAACTCCCATGGATGCTGCAACTACCAAATCAGGAGAGGACCAAAACGATCTTCAAAACTGTCCTTACTTGGGATTACCGGCTGCGcacctttccatcaaaaagTCACCGAAGCAAGGACAACTGACCCGCATCGAGAAACGGATATTCTTCGACCAGAGCAAAAAGTACTTCTGTGGGGTGGTGGGCGATTGGCTGTTATGCTATGCGGATGGGTCTGCGTCCATTAAACCGTCTTTATGTGTACACCTGTGCCCAGGAACGGAAATCGACCGTTATGGAGAGGGAAAACGACGTGATTTGTGTTTCCAGATCTCGACCGCGGTGGGGAAACGATATATTTTCCAGTCAAATTCGGAAATCGATGCAAAGGGTTGGATCCATGCACTTGACGGCACTGTTCGCGGCATTTATCGGGACTCTCCTATAAGCGCTGTAATTGCATCTGACCGCTTATTAATCAAAACCCAGTCAAACAACCTGCGAAAATTGCCTACACCACCTGGAACGAAGAAATTATATCCGGATCTCAGCAGCAGTGTTATATCTAGTGACAGTGGTAACAACGATGAAATTTACGAGGTGCCATGCCCTCTATACAAGTCATTGGATCTAATCCCCCCGAACAAACTACTTCATTCGGAGGTAAAATGCGCagccgaaaaatatgaagaatatgACGTGCCAAGGAGCTTACCGGTGAATCCTGTTACGATAAAGCCTGGTACAGTAAGTATCGAGCAACCCACCCTAGATGACACTCTACAGGAGGAAGAAAGCCCTGTTAAAGTAAAACAAGTGCAACCAGAACCTTCAGCACAATCACAACCGCAGCCATCCCCTCCACAATCAATAGACAATACAacagaacgcatcaaagaactgCAAAGTGGCAGTGATAATTCTAAACCTCTTCGAAGTCCTGCAATCAGTCCAGTTTCAAAGCAAACGGTCAAAGCATGTTCACAAACTTCCCCGGGTCTAGGATCTGCAACAACCCCGGTGCGAAATTGGTTTCTGAATCGGTTGAATAAAACCTCTCCAAACCAACCTCACCAACACCACCCCATTAGAAGTCCTCAAAGGAGTCTTATTAAGCACCAGAAGAACTTAAAAGAAAACATGGACAATGCACAAAACGACGGTTGGACTGGAGTAACGAATCGAATTCTGGTTGCTTCAGCGAAGGGTGAAAAAGTTAATAAGATCGTCAATCAACTGGTTGATGCCAACGGACGATTACCTATATTTCGAAATAACGGTAGTGGTAAGAATTCCGAAAATATAACAGAATCTACACAAGGATTTAGTATTGACGATATGAACTACGAATTTATAAATACGAACAGTAAAGCTTAA